One region of Desulfobacterales bacterium genomic DNA includes:
- the folP gene encoding dihydropteroate synthase — translation MNALHLSAADRVRVMGVLNVTPDSFSDGGGFVSEPAIVARVEDMLGAGVDIIDVGGESSRPFSEPVAVEEELARVLPAIRLIRARSSLPVSIDTTKAEVARQALDLGADMINDISALRFDPEMVALAATTDVPVIIMHMQGTPRDMQLDPHYEDVVAEINAFFQERLDWAADRGVARQRFILDPGIGFGKTLDHNLTILKHLEQFQQLGLPLLVGHSRKAFIGTVLGIEDAADRDVATAAVSALCVAQGVAVLRVHDVGKTVQAVRMARAISMAQ, via the coding sequence ATGAATGCACTCCATCTCTCCGCCGCTGACCGGGTACGGGTGATGGGCGTCCTCAACGTGACGCCCGACTCCTTTTCCGACGGCGGCGGTTTTGTTTCCGAACCAGCCATTGTCGCCCGGGTGGAGGATATGCTCGGCGCCGGGGTGGATATCATCGATGTGGGCGGCGAATCTTCCCGGCCCTTTTCCGAGCCGGTTGCAGTGGAAGAAGAACTGGCCCGGGTCCTGCCGGCGATCCGTCTGATCCGCGCCCGTTCCTCCCTGCCGGTTTCCATTGATACCACCAAGGCCGAGGTGGCCCGCCAGGCCCTGGACCTGGGCGCTGACATGATCAACGATATCAGCGCCCTGCGTTTCGACCCGGAGATGGTCGCCCTGGCCGCAACCACCGATGTGCCGGTGATAATCATGCACATGCAGGGTACGCCCCGGGACATGCAGCTTGATCCCCATTATGAAGACGTGGTCGCCGAGATCAATGCTTTTTTTCAGGAGCGGCTTGACTGGGCCGCGGACCGGGGGGTGGCCCGGCAACGGTTCATCCTTGATCCGGGTATCGGCTTTGGCAAGACCCTGGACCATAACCTGACCATTCTCAAACACCTGGAGCAGTTCCAACAGCTGGGCCTGCCGCTTCTGGTCGGCCATTCCCGCAAGGCATTTATCGGTACGGTCCTGGGCATTGAGGATGCGGCTGACCGCGATGTCGCCACCGCGGCGGTATCCGCCCTGTGCGTTGCCCAGGGGGTTGCCGTTCTTCGGGTCCACGACGTGGGCAAGACGGTTCAGGCGGTACGCATGGCCCGGGCGATAAGTATGGCCCAATAA